Proteins from a single region of Cystobacter fuscus DSM 2262:
- a CDS encoding DoxX family protein gives MSPPALKSRLLATEAPAATLLIRLMVGGVFLSEGLQKFLFPAEVGVGRFAKIGLPAPELLGPFVGGVEIVCGTLVLLGLVTRLASIPLLIVMGVALTTTKVPILLASGFWKMAHESRTDVSMVLGALFLLWVGAGPSSLDAWLWQRHGAPRV, from the coding sequence ATGAGTCCTCCCGCCCTCAAGTCACGCCTCCTCGCCACCGAGGCCCCCGCCGCCACGCTCCTCATCCGCCTGATGGTCGGCGGTGTCTTCCTCTCCGAGGGGCTCCAGAAGTTCCTCTTCCCCGCCGAGGTGGGGGTCGGCAGGTTCGCGAAGATCGGCCTCCCCGCCCCCGAACTGCTGGGCCCCTTCGTCGGTGGAGTGGAGATCGTGTGCGGCACCCTGGTACTCCTGGGGCTGGTGACGCGCCTGGCCAGCATTCCACTGCTCATCGTCATGGGGGTGGCGCTGACCACCACCAAGGTGCCCATCCTGCTGGCGAGCGGCTTCTGGAAGATGGCGCACGAGTCGCGCACGGACGTGTCCATGGTCCTCGGCGCCCTCTTCCTGCTGTGGGTGGGCGCGGGCCCCAGCTCGTTGGACGCGTGGCTATGGCAGCGGCACGGAGCCCCGCGTGTCTGA
- a CDS encoding spinster family MFS transporter encodes MNDTATGAIPQPLYSSRYKNLVLALLVLAYTFNFVDRTIIATIGQAIKVDLKISDTQLGLLGGLYFALLYTLLGIPIARIAERSSRVNIISWAIVIWSGFTALCGMAANFAQLALFRFGVGVGEAGLTPPAHSLISDYFEPRKRASALSVYSFGLPLGVMFGAVMGGWLAQNYSWRVAFMAVGLPGVLIALAIKLLIQEPPRGHSESSAGPAPAPHVVADAPARTAPTLAAELKELGVVARAMLRNGPVLHMSLGITLASIGSYGSGTFVPPYFIRTFGLNFTQVGIITGLVSGFSSGIGTLLGGFVADRLSQRSPRWYALTPAIGLAIAAPIYITAYMQDSWKTAAFILLLPGIFHYTYMGPTFGVVQNAVETRRRATAAALLLFFLNLISLGGGPPFAGWVIDHFAAFNHAHPGVDSLFASLGGFFSAAPQTFQAACPGGAAPVGATADVVSHCAGSLALATRQGIILLLCFYFWAAFHYLLASFGLARK; translated from the coding sequence ATGAACGACACCGCCACGGGTGCAATCCCCCAGCCGCTCTACTCCTCACGCTACAAGAACCTGGTCCTGGCGCTGCTCGTCCTGGCCTACACGTTCAACTTCGTCGACCGCACGATCATCGCTACCATCGGGCAGGCGATCAAAGTCGACCTGAAGATCAGTGACACCCAGTTGGGCCTGCTGGGTGGACTCTATTTCGCGCTGCTCTACACGCTGTTGGGCATTCCCATCGCGCGCATCGCCGAGCGCTCGTCCCGGGTGAACATCATCTCCTGGGCCATCGTCATCTGGTCGGGGTTCACCGCGCTGTGCGGCATGGCGGCCAACTTCGCGCAGCTGGCGCTGTTCCGGTTCGGGGTGGGCGTGGGCGAGGCGGGCCTGACGCCCCCCGCCCACAGCCTGATCAGCGACTACTTCGAGCCGAGGAAGCGGGCCTCGGCGCTGTCGGTCTACTCCTTCGGCCTTCCCCTGGGGGTCATGTTCGGCGCGGTGATGGGTGGCTGGCTGGCGCAGAACTACTCCTGGCGTGTCGCCTTCATGGCGGTGGGTCTGCCGGGCGTGCTCATCGCGCTGGCCATCAAGCTGCTCATCCAGGAGCCGCCACGCGGCCATTCCGAGTCCAGCGCCGGGCCCGCTCCGGCGCCGCACGTCGTGGCCGACGCTCCGGCCCGGACCGCTCCGACCCTGGCCGCCGAGCTCAAGGAACTGGGCGTGGTCGCCCGGGCCATGCTCCGCAATGGGCCGGTGCTGCACATGTCGCTGGGCATCACCCTCGCGAGCATCGGCTCCTATGGCTCGGGCACCTTCGTGCCCCCCTACTTCATCCGCACCTTCGGGCTGAACTTCACCCAGGTGGGCATCATCACCGGCCTGGTGAGTGGCTTTTCCTCGGGTATTGGCACGCTCCTGGGCGGCTTCGTCGCCGATCGGCTCTCCCAGCGCAGTCCCCGCTGGTATGCCCTGACGCCGGCCATCGGTCTCGCCATCGCCGCGCCCATCTACATCACCGCCTACATGCAGGACTCGTGGAAGACCGCGGCGTTCATCCTCCTGCTGCCCGGCATCTTCCACTACACCTACATGGGCCCCACCTTCGGGGTGGTGCAGAACGCGGTGGAGACGCGTCGGCGCGCGACGGCCGCGGCGCTGCTGTTGTTCTTCCTGAACCTGATCTCCCTCGGAGGTGGGCCGCCCTTCGCGGGCTGGGTGATCGATCACTTCGCGGCGTTCAACCATGCCCACCCGGGGGTGGACAGCCTCTTCGCCTCGCTCGGCGGCTTCTTCAGCGCCGCTCCCCAGACGTTCCAGGCGGCCTGTCCGGGCGGCGCGGCTCCGGTGGGAGCGACGGCGGACGTGGTGAGCCATTGCGCGGGCAGTCTGGCGCTCGCCACGCGGCAGGGAATCATCCTCCTGCTGTGCTTCTATTTCTGGGCCGCCTTCCACTACCTGCTGGCCTCGTTTGGACTGGCGAGGAAATAG
- a CDS encoding metal-dependent hydrolase, which produces MASFGHIAVGLALGRLGGRTASPRRRAAAMVALAALAMLPDADVVAFKLGIPYAAEWGHRGASHSLVLAVLVSLGVAVGTRVARGPAVEAGLLAFVAVGSHGLLDAMTTGGLGAALLWPFTTARYFLPMRPIPVAPIGAGMLSSRGGYVVMVELLLFLPFWGYALWPRRRAVSTSMEKS; this is translated from the coding sequence ATGGCGAGCTTCGGACACATCGCGGTGGGACTGGCGCTCGGGCGCCTGGGCGGAAGGACGGCATCACCCCGGAGGCGGGCGGCCGCCATGGTGGCACTGGCCGCGCTGGCCATGCTGCCGGACGCGGACGTCGTCGCCTTCAAGCTGGGCATTCCCTACGCGGCCGAGTGGGGACATCGCGGCGCCTCGCACTCGCTCGTGCTCGCGGTGCTGGTGTCGCTCGGGGTGGCGGTGGGGACGCGGGTGGCGCGAGGGCCCGCGGTCGAGGCGGGGCTGCTCGCCTTCGTGGCCGTGGGCAGCCATGGCCTGCTGGACGCGATGACCACCGGGGGCCTGGGCGCGGCGCTCCTGTGGCCCTTCACCACCGCCCGCTACTTCCTGCCCATGCGGCCCATCCCCGTGGCCCCCATCGGGGCGGGCATGCTCTCCTCGCGAGGCGGCTACGTGGTGATGGTGGAGCTGCTGCTCTTCCTCCCCTTCTGGGGCTATGCCCTCTGGCCACGCCGCCGGGCGGTCTCCACTTCGATGGAGAAGAGCTGA
- the chrA gene encoding chromate efflux transporter, with protein sequence MSDLGQARAHALKEVALLFLRLGFTAFGGPAAHVALMEDEVVRRRRWLSRDEFLDLLGATNLIPGPNSTELAIHLGHRRGGWAGLLVAGVCFILPAMLLTLGAAWAYVRWGALPSMEGVLYGVKPVIIAVVLQALWGLGRSAVKTRVLAVVALAAVLANGLGLHELLVLLGAGALMVLWRGGQRGAARDGAPKGLGGRLVGGPLVPLGLAAGATSAVPFSLGGLFLFFVKVGSVLYGSGYVLLAFLRTDLVERWGWLGEAQLLDAVAVGQVTPGPVFTTATFIGYVLGGVPGAVVATVGIFLPAFFFVAVSGPLVPRLRRSWVAGAVLDGVNVASLALMARVTWELGRAALVDAVTVGLALVSALLLLRYRINSVWLILGGAAVGLLRLSW encoded by the coding sequence GTGTCTGACCTCGGGCAGGCCCGCGCGCACGCGTTGAAGGAAGTGGCGCTGCTCTTCCTGCGGCTCGGCTTCACCGCCTTCGGTGGGCCGGCGGCCCATGTCGCCTTGATGGAGGACGAGGTGGTGCGCCGGCGCCGCTGGCTCAGCCGCGACGAGTTCCTCGATCTGCTGGGCGCGACGAATCTCATCCCGGGGCCGAACTCGACGGAGCTGGCCATCCACCTGGGCCACCGGCGAGGCGGATGGGCGGGCCTGCTGGTGGCGGGCGTCTGCTTCATCCTCCCCGCGATGCTCCTCACCCTGGGGGCCGCCTGGGCGTATGTCCGCTGGGGCGCCCTGCCCTCCATGGAAGGCGTGCTGTACGGAGTGAAGCCCGTCATCATCGCGGTGGTGCTCCAGGCCCTCTGGGGCCTCGGCCGGAGCGCGGTGAAGACCCGCGTGCTCGCCGTGGTCGCCCTGGCCGCCGTGCTCGCCAACGGCCTGGGCCTGCACGAACTGCTCGTCCTGTTGGGCGCCGGAGCACTCATGGTGCTCTGGCGGGGAGGCCAGCGCGGGGCGGCTCGGGACGGAGCGCCGAAGGGGCTCGGCGGGCGGTTGGTGGGAGGACCCCTGGTGCCGCTGGGCCTCGCGGCCGGGGCCACGAGCGCCGTGCCCTTCAGCCTGGGAGGCCTGTTCCTCTTCTTCGTCAAGGTGGGCTCCGTGCTCTACGGCAGCGGCTACGTGCTGCTGGCCTTCCTGCGTACGGATCTGGTGGAGCGCTGGGGGTGGCTGGGCGAGGCTCAGCTGCTGGACGCGGTGGCGGTGGGACAGGTGACGCCCGGCCCCGTCTTCACCACGGCCACGTTCATCGGCTACGTGCTGGGGGGAGTGCCGGGCGCGGTGGTCGCGACCGTGGGCATCTTCCTGCCGGCCTTCTTCTTCGTCGCGGTGAGCGGCCCGCTGGTTCCGCGCCTGCGCCGCTCGTGGGTGGCCGGTGCCGTGCTCGACGGCGTCAACGTGGCCTCGCTCGCGCTGATGGCCCGCGTCACCTGGGAGCTGGGCCGGGCGGCCCTGGTGGATGCGGTGACGGTGGGGCTCGCGCTCGTCAGCGCCCTGCTCCTCTTGCGCTATCGCATCAACTCTGTCTGGCTCATCCTCGGTGGCGCGGCCGTGGGGCTGTTGCGTCTCTCCTGGTGA
- a CDS encoding Gfo/Idh/MocA family protein → MTKTRRMGVGIIGASPERGWAASAHIPALRALPAYEIRALSTSRRESAQAASRQFGVPLAFDNAEELVARPEVDLVVVSVKVPQHRELVTTALEAGKDVYCEWPLGNGLAEAEALAALARARGVRAIVGLQARASPAVRYVRDLVSSGFVGEVLSTSLVGSGLAWGGIIDPSSLYLLDARNGATLLTIPFGHTVDALCWCLGEFREVSATLATRRPAVPVMGTNETRPQTSPDQVAVSGVLTTGAVASIHYRGGTSRGTNLLWEINGTEGDLVFTGSSGHLQMTDLSLSGGNGKEKFGPLSIPERYFAAPGAPQGSAFNVAQAYAQFAQDPGSVPSFDDAVVRHKMIEAILEAARTGQTQRL, encoded by the coding sequence ATGACGAAGACAAGACGAATGGGCGTGGGCATCATCGGCGCGAGCCCCGAGCGCGGCTGGGCGGCGAGCGCGCATATCCCCGCCTTGCGCGCCCTCCCCGCCTATGAAATCCGGGCGTTGAGCACCAGCCGGCGGGAGTCCGCGCAGGCCGCCTCGCGCCAGTTCGGCGTGCCGCTGGCGTTCGACAACGCCGAAGAGCTCGTGGCGCGCCCGGAGGTCGACCTGGTCGTCGTCTCCGTCAAGGTGCCCCAGCACCGCGAACTGGTGACGACGGCGCTCGAGGCGGGCAAGGACGTCTACTGCGAGTGGCCGCTCGGCAACGGGCTCGCCGAAGCCGAGGCCCTGGCGGCGCTCGCCCGCGCACGCGGCGTCCGGGCCATCGTGGGCCTCCAGGCCCGTGCCTCACCGGCCGTGCGGTATGTCCGTGACCTGGTCTCCAGCGGCTTCGTGGGCGAGGTCCTGTCCACGAGCCTCGTGGGGTCGGGGCTCGCCTGGGGAGGCATCATCGACCCCTCCAGTCTCTACCTGCTCGACGCGCGCAACGGAGCGACCCTCCTCACCATCCCCTTCGGGCACACGGTCGACGCGCTCTGCTGGTGTCTGGGTGAGTTCCGGGAGGTGAGCGCGACGCTGGCCACCCGCCGTCCGGCGGTACCGGTGATGGGAACGAACGAGACCCGCCCCCAGACCTCGCCCGATCAGGTCGCCGTCTCCGGGGTGCTCACCACGGGGGCGGTCGCCTCCATCCATTACCGGGGTGGAACCTCGCGCGGCACGAACCTGCTCTGGGAAATCAACGGCACCGAGGGAGACCTCGTGTTCACTGGGAGTTCGGGCCATCTGCAGATGACGGACCTGTCGCTCTCGGGAGGCAACGGGAAGGAGAAGTTCGGCCCCCTCTCCATCCCCGAGCGTTACTTCGCGGCCCCTGGCGCCCCCCAGGGAAGCGCCTTCAACGTGGCTCAAGCCTACGCCCAGTTCGCGCAAGACCCCGGCTCGGTCCCGAGCTTCGATGACGCCGTGGTGCGCCACAAGATGATCGAGGCGATCCTCGAAGCGGCTCGCACGGGCCAGACACAGCGCCTCTGA
- a CDS encoding fatty acid desaturase family protein, with amino-acid sequence MKIWKHSRLDAALLALSLAQAATMFALAAAWDGSSWPWRLGGACLLVLMVTYNFIVISHLFMHVPWFESRWLNALASALNSLIIGQSLQRHQLFHVRNHHRYNNDRKDADGKTKDLTSTFQKGEHGDHDGLFHYVLGGALSMLGTTARGLLSSTRLWRVGEHERELLELVTKEPSRRGQELRQVRRDRLAHFAGVCVFLALSWRWTLCCYLPALFLALVLVNLQNYFEHFGAVPESRYSDSVSYYGRIYNLLAFNDGYHQEHHLRPQAHWSLLPEVRRELSAQLEGAERVISPVPALLGFLHRDRPLLHRRSGGRPIPDFSSQMS; translated from the coding sequence ATGAAGATCTGGAAGCATTCGCGCCTGGACGCGGCCCTGTTGGCGCTGAGCCTCGCCCAGGCGGCGACGATGTTCGCGCTGGCGGCGGCCTGGGATGGGTCCTCCTGGCCCTGGCGGCTGGGGGGGGCGTGCCTCCTGGTGCTGATGGTGACTTACAACTTCATCGTCATCTCGCACCTCTTCATGCACGTGCCCTGGTTCGAGTCGCGGTGGCTCAACGCGCTGGCGTCGGCGCTCAACTCGCTCATCATCGGCCAGTCGTTGCAGCGCCATCAGTTGTTCCACGTGCGCAACCACCACCGCTACAACAACGATCGGAAGGACGCGGACGGGAAGACGAAGGATCTGACCTCCACCTTCCAGAAGGGCGAGCACGGAGATCACGACGGCCTCTTCCATTATGTCCTCGGCGGAGCGCTCTCCATGTTGGGCACCACCGCACGGGGGTTGCTTTCGAGCACTCGGTTGTGGCGGGTGGGCGAGCACGAGCGGGAGCTGCTCGAACTGGTGACGAAGGAGCCGTCCCGGCGCGGGCAGGAGCTGCGCCAGGTGCGGCGGGATCGCCTGGCGCACTTCGCCGGGGTGTGCGTCTTCCTGGCTCTGTCGTGGCGCTGGACGCTCTGCTGCTACCTGCCGGCCCTCTTCCTGGCACTCGTGCTGGTGAACCTGCAGAACTACTTCGAGCACTTTGGCGCGGTCCCCGAGAGCCGTTATTCGGACTCGGTGAGCTACTACGGCCGAATCTACAACCTGCTCGCCTTCAACGACGGCTATCACCAGGAGCACCACCTGCGGCCACAGGCGCACTGGAGTCTCCTGCCCGAGGTGCGGCGTGAGCTCTCCGCCCAACTGGAGGGCGCCGAGCGCGTCATCTCGCCGGTGCCCGCCTTGCTGGGCTTCCTGCACCGCGACCGGCCCCTGCTGCACCGTCGCTCGGGCGGGCGCCCCATCCCAGATTTTAGCAGCCAGATGTCCTGA
- a CDS encoding YncE family protein gives MGTQQVGASQSRWRARAASLCAAASMLVSVNATAQTPSFVEFDSAHVRPMALSPDGTRLFAVNTPDNRLEVFSVSATGLSLIAEVPVGLEPVSVAARSNTEVWVVNHLSDSISVVSLEGTPRVVRTLLVGDEPRDIVFAGTKGHAFITTAHRGQHRTDPSIASVPGAGDPQLTTPSVGRADVWVFNPASLGTTLGGTPVRIVTLFGDTPRGLAVSPDKKTVYAAIAQSGNQTTSVSMDSVCDGFESTGICFVFPDSLPWGNNILPGGLPGPRTNAAGAKAPETGLIVKWNNTTKQWEDMLGRNWNNGVRLNLPDKDVFALDADNLQQKAFYTGVGTSIFNLATNPKTGVVYATNSDANNLTRFEGPGVFGGSTVQGNIAKMRISVISGGTVYPRHLNKHIDYSKLANSAGFDPSAKNHTLSTPTEMAISSDGTKLYVTAFSSNKVGVFDTAALEADTFNPKTASANYIPVSGGPSGLVLDEARNRLYVMTRYDNGVKVIDLATRKQVASAALYNPEPASVVEGRPFLYDADFSSANGEASCASCHIFGDKDEIAWDLGNPDDEVSTNPIDKRLASDLAIGAFNALTGHPGSPINGTGDQHAFHPMKGPMTTQTLRGMANSGAMHWRGDRSNGFYGVNSDAEDVSFKNFIVAYEGLLGRVSMPSEEEMNKFTAFQLQVQLPPNPIRKLDNSLTTAQQAGRDFYFGSRRVDGLAIGSDTGFNCNGCHTIDASQGFYGTDGKSSFEGISQIMKIPHVRNMYTKVGMFGFPDSSFFQHPETGPMGDQIRGFGFTHDGAVDTLFRFFSAIVFSNTSVGGPLVGFPGDTDRRNVEAFMLAADSDLAPIVGQQVTLTSTNAAAVGSRIDLLIARAKAPFVSKALGGATYEADLVAKTVVGGKPKGFLYDRGAGTWKPDDGTANITTTALRTLAIKAGQEVTFTAVPPGSGVRIALDRNLDGKLDGQ, from the coding sequence ATGGGTACCCAGCAAGTGGGCGCGAGCCAGAGCCGATGGCGCGCTCGAGCCGCTTCGTTGTGCGCCGCCGCATCGATGTTGGTTTCGGTCAATGCCACCGCCCAGACGCCATCGTTCGTCGAGTTCGATAGCGCGCACGTCCGTCCGATGGCCCTCTCGCCAGACGGGACGCGGCTGTTCGCCGTCAACACGCCGGACAATCGCCTGGAGGTCTTCTCGGTCTCCGCCACCGGCCTCTCGCTCATCGCCGAGGTGCCGGTGGGCCTCGAGCCGGTCTCCGTCGCCGCGCGGAGCAACACCGAGGTGTGGGTGGTCAATCACCTCTCGGACAGCATCAGCGTGGTGAGCCTGGAAGGCACTCCGCGCGTGGTGCGCACGCTGCTCGTGGGCGATGAGCCGCGCGACATCGTGTTCGCTGGCACCAAGGGCCATGCGTTCATCACCACCGCGCACCGCGGCCAGCACCGCACGGATCCGTCCATCGCCTCCGTCCCCGGCGCGGGCGACCCGCAGCTCACCACGCCCAGCGTGGGCCGCGCGGACGTCTGGGTCTTCAACCCGGCCTCCCTGGGAACGACGCTGGGTGGCACGCCCGTGCGCATCGTGACGCTCTTCGGTGACACGCCGCGAGGCCTCGCCGTCAGCCCGGACAAGAAGACGGTCTATGCGGCCATTGCCCAGTCCGGCAACCAGACGACGTCCGTCAGCATGGACAGCGTGTGTGACGGGTTCGAGAGCACGGGCATCTGTTTCGTCTTCCCCGACTCGTTGCCGTGGGGCAACAACATCCTTCCGGGCGGTCTGCCCGGTCCGCGGACGAACGCCGCGGGCGCGAAAGCGCCCGAGACCGGCTTGATCGTCAAGTGGAACAACACCACCAAGCAGTGGGAGGACATGCTCGGCCGCAACTGGAACAACGGTGTGCGCCTGAACCTGCCCGACAAGGATGTCTTCGCCCTCGACGCGGACAACCTGCAGCAGAAGGCCTTCTACACGGGCGTGGGCACGAGCATCTTCAACCTGGCCACCAATCCGAAGACGGGCGTGGTGTACGCGACCAACAGCGACGCCAACAACCTCACGCGCTTCGAGGGCCCCGGCGTCTTCGGCGGCAGCACGGTGCAGGGCAACATCGCGAAGATGCGCATCAGCGTCATCTCCGGGGGAACGGTCTACCCCCGCCACCTCAACAAGCACATCGACTACTCGAAGCTGGCCAACTCCGCCGGGTTCGATCCCTCGGCCAAGAATCACACCCTCTCCACCCCGACGGAGATGGCGATCTCGAGCGACGGCACGAAGCTGTACGTGACCGCGTTCAGCTCGAACAAGGTCGGTGTCTTCGACACCGCGGCGCTGGAGGCCGACACCTTCAACCCGAAGACCGCGAGCGCCAACTACATCCCGGTGAGCGGCGGCCCCAGCGGCCTCGTGCTGGATGAGGCACGCAACCGCCTCTACGTGATGACCCGCTACGACAACGGGGTGAAGGTCATCGACCTCGCCACCAGGAAGCAGGTGGCCTCGGCCGCCCTCTACAATCCGGAGCCCGCCTCCGTCGTGGAGGGCCGTCCCTTCCTGTACGACGCGGACTTCTCCTCCGCCAACGGCGAGGCGTCCTGCGCCAGCTGCCACATCTTCGGCGACAAGGACGAGATCGCCTGGGATCTGGGCAACCCGGACGACGAGGTGTCCACCAACCCCATCGACAAGCGCCTCGCGAGCGATCTGGCGATCGGCGCGTTCAATGCGCTCACCGGGCACCCGGGCTCGCCCATCAACGGCACCGGCGACCAGCATGCCTTCCACCCGATGAAGGGGCCCATGACGACGCAGACCCTGCGCGGCATGGCGAACTCGGGCGCCATGCACTGGCGGGGTGACCGCTCGAACGGCTTCTACGGCGTCAACTCGGACGCGGAGGACGTGTCGTTCAAGAACTTCATCGTGGCGTACGAGGGGCTGCTCGGCCGCGTCTCGATGCCGAGCGAGGAGGAGATGAACAAGTTCACCGCCTTCCAGCTCCAGGTGCAGCTGCCGCCCAACCCCATCCGCAAGTTGGACAATTCGCTCACCACCGCCCAGCAGGCCGGCCGCGACTTCTACTTCGGCAGCCGCCGGGTGGACGGCCTCGCGATCGGCTCGGACACCGGCTTCAACTGCAACGGCTGCCACACCATCGACGCCTCGCAGGGCTTCTACGGCACCGACGGCAAGTCGAGCTTCGAGGGAATCAGCCAGATCATGAAGATTCCCCACGTGCGCAACATGTACACGAAGGTCGGCATGTTCGGCTTCCCGGACAGCAGCTTCTTCCAGCACCCGGAGACGGGGCCGATGGGAGACCAGATCCGCGGCTTCGGCTTCACGCATGACGGCGCGGTGGACACCCTGTTCCGCTTCTTCAGCGCCATCGTGTTCTCCAACACCAGCGTCGGTGGGCCGCTCGTGGGCTTCCCGGGTGACACCGACCGCCGCAACGTGGAGGCCTTCATGCTGGCGGCGGACTCCGATCTGGCGCCCATCGTGGGCCAGCAGGTGACGCTCACGTCGACGAACGCCGCCGCCGTGGGCTCGCGCATCGACCTGCTCATCGCGCGCGCCAAGGCGCCGTTCGTGTCGAAGGCCCTGGGCGGCGCCACCTACGAGGCCGACCTGGTGGCGAAGACGGTCGTGGGCGGCAAGCCGAAGGGCTTCCTCTACGACCGCGGCGCGGGGACGTGGAAGCCCGACGACGGCACCGCGAACATCACCACCACGGCCCTGCGCACGCTGGCGATCAAGGCGGGCCAGGAGGTGACCTTCACCGCGGTTCCGCCGGGCTCGGGCGTGCGCATCGCGCTCGATCGCAACCTGGACGGCAAGCTCGACGGCCAGTAG
- a CDS encoding sensor histidine kinase, translated as MAQETPNGTSQEASRQEQGREQSSQEEEPECRASRLEAELQRAQAQLERRDRQLQVLTLAARDLNSSLHGLDIMRRLVWSAMDLVDAAEGLWGRLSEGRMIIMESLWREGRAVETRHVVLEPNVGVPGHVLVTRKPYISNDAANDEHVLSHLQKARGFYNLIDLPLLARTGELLGCFELHDKKDHQPFTQEDLELLQALSALAGVALENSRLFDTVQSERRTLETIVQQMPAGFTLAAASSGRIIYSNQESERLLGHPALRLEGQEPCAPWGAVHPDLTPYKPEEYPLARALHEGETIKDEQMLYRRGDGTLAYLSVMAAPIRDAEGRITEAVSVFSDISGRKRAERKLEESENKFRRLFESNLIGIVFGDIQGGLYDVNDYYARLIGVPREEILAGKVRWDLLTPPEDLEKDKAAAREMLESPEGVCTPYEKRYILPDGRVVWIFLGCAFIDAGRLKNVAFVIDITGNKESEELLARSLSSEQVAREEAETILAQLRVERELRERFVSALSHDLRTPLTAAKMSAQLIPRQPNLPDKVYSLAARVRHNIDRADQMITDLLDANRIQAGQGLPIELAPCDLWQVVSDTLEELSTIHGERFLLRGEERLLGDWDARALRRLVENLCGNAIKYGDPMEQVTVSLKQDGDLAELAVHNWGNPIPADEREQLFHYLTRAKSAESSGKKGWGIGLTLVRGVAEAHDGSVHVESTQETGTTFRVRLPRRAKPPE; from the coding sequence ATGGCGCAGGAGACTCCAAACGGAACGAGTCAGGAGGCATCCCGTCAAGAGCAGGGACGCGAGCAGTCCAGCCAGGAGGAGGAGCCCGAGTGTCGCGCCTCGCGGCTCGAAGCGGAACTCCAGCGAGCCCAGGCGCAGCTCGAGCGCCGCGACCGGCAACTCCAGGTCCTGACGCTCGCCGCGAGGGACCTCAACTCGAGCCTTCATGGCCTGGACATCATGCGGCGGCTCGTCTGGAGCGCCATGGATCTGGTGGACGCGGCCGAGGGCCTCTGGGGACGGCTGAGCGAAGGCCGCATGATCATCATGGAGTCCTTGTGGCGCGAGGGGAGGGCCGTCGAAACCCGCCACGTCGTCCTCGAGCCGAATGTGGGGGTTCCCGGCCACGTGCTGGTCACCCGGAAGCCCTACATCTCGAACGATGCGGCCAACGATGAGCATGTCCTGTCGCATCTGCAGAAGGCCCGGGGTTTCTACAACCTCATCGACCTGCCCCTCTTGGCCCGCACCGGGGAACTGTTGGGTTGCTTCGAGCTCCACGACAAGAAGGACCACCAGCCCTTCACCCAGGAGGACCTGGAACTCCTCCAGGCGCTGAGCGCCCTTGCCGGAGTGGCCCTGGAGAACTCGCGCCTCTTCGACACGGTCCAATCCGAGCGCAGGACCCTGGAGACGATCGTGCAACAGATGCCAGCGGGTTTCACCCTCGCGGCGGCTTCGTCGGGAAGGATCATCTACTCCAATCAGGAGTCAGAGCGCCTCCTGGGACATCCGGCGTTGCGGCTCGAGGGCCAGGAGCCGTGCGCCCCGTGGGGAGCCGTTCATCCGGATCTCACCCCCTACAAGCCCGAGGAGTATCCGCTGGCCCGGGCCCTCCACGAAGGCGAGACCATCAAGGACGAGCAGATGTTGTACCGCCGGGGCGACGGAACGCTCGCCTACCTCTCCGTCATGGCGGCGCCGATCCGCGATGCGGAGGGCCGGATCACCGAGGCCGTCAGTGTCTTCTCCGACATTTCGGGACGTAAGCGGGCCGAGCGGAAGCTCGAGGAGAGCGAGAACAAGTTCCGCCGGCTCTTCGAGTCCAACCTGATCGGTATCGTCTTCGGCGACATCCAGGGGGGCCTCTACGACGTGAACGACTACTACGCCCGGCTCATCGGTGTTCCCCGCGAGGAGATCCTCGCGGGCAAGGTTCGCTGGGATCTCCTCACGCCGCCGGAGGACCTGGAGAAGGACAAGGCCGCGGCGCGGGAGATGCTCGAATCACCCGAGGGAGTCTGCACTCCTTACGAGAAGCGCTACATCCTCCCGGACGGCCGGGTCGTGTGGATCTTCCTGGGGTGTGCCTTCATCGATGCGGGTCGCCTCAAGAACGTCGCGTTCGTCATCGACATCACGGGGAACAAGGAGTCCGAGGAACTGCTCGCGAGGAGCCTCTCCAGTGAGCAGGTGGCCCGAGAAGAGGCGGAGACCATCCTGGCGCAGCTCCGGGTCGAGCGGGAGCTGCGCGAGCGTTTCGTGTCGGCGCTCAGCCATGATCTCCGCACGCCCCTGACCGCGGCGAAGATGAGCGCCCAGCTCATTCCCCGCCAGCCGAACCTGCCCGACAAGGTCTACTCACTGGCCGCCCGGGTGAGGCACAACATCGACCGCGCGGACCAGATGATCACCGACCTCCTGGATGCCAACCGCATCCAGGCGGGCCAGGGGCTGCCCATCGAGCTGGCTCCATGCGATCTCTGGCAGGTGGTGTCCGACACGCTGGAGGAGCTCTCGACCATTCACGGGGAGCGGTTCCTCCTTCGGGGAGAGGAGCGGCTGCTGGGCGACTGGGATGCGCGGGCCTTGCGCAGGCTCGTCGAGAACCTCTGCGGCAATGCCATCAAGTACGGGGACCCGATGGAGCAGGTGACCGTGAGCCTGAAGCAGGACGGCGACCTGGCGGAGCTGGCCGTCCACAACTGGGGAAACCCCATCCCCGCCGACGAGCGGGAGCAACTCTTCCACTACCTCACCCGGGCGAAGAGCGCGGAGAGCAGTGGAAAGAAGGGCTGGGGAATCGGGCTGACGCTCGTGAGGGGAGTTGCCGAGGCGCATGATGGAAGCGTCCACGTGGAGAGCACCCAGGAGACGGGGACGACCTTCCGCGTGCGCCTCCCCAGGAGGGCGAAGCCTCCCGAGTGA